Part of the Rhodothermaceae bacterium genome, TTCTGCAGATTGGGGGAAGTGTGTGTGGAACTTTGTTTTTCAAACGAGTGTCCGTTTGTATCCAACCGGTGGAGGCAGTGACCGTAATACTGGCCGTTTCCGTCGCGATTCCCCTCCAGGAATATCCAGTCCCATGTGCTCCGAAACTGGAAGACCAATTGAAGGAAAATGATTCTACGGAAATCGAATCACTCTCTGAAGTGACCTCGCAAACTCCCTCACTTCCCCTCTGAACGGACGAATCGCAGACCAATCTAAGTCTCTCCTCGTTTCCTTCATCTTCATCGGTGTCGTCACCGCCCTCATCACCATCGCCGCTGCACGAACTGCAGCGATTGCCATTACTACCATTGCGATCTCGGTCACTATTTTCCTCATCTTCACCCCCACCGCCTCTATCTCCTCCATCATCGCCCCCATCATCATGGCCGCCACCAGGCGATTCAACACATGAAACATGTATCGTCTCCGTCTCAACACAGTCCTCGGTCTCGGGATCGGACTCCCCCCAACCACCAAAAGGCTCACAAACCGCGATTGCGGAGGTATCCGCAATCCAACAAATCCACTCAGTATCCGACTTCCCCGCAACCGTTTTCCGGGCTAACTTCATCCCGATTGATTGGGGTTTCTCGTCAGGCTTATACAAAAACGCCTGCGTAGACGCGTACCCAATTGAATATTCGGCGACCAAGATCTGCAGATCGTCAAAATCACCCGCCAACCACATCTTCACATAGTCCTCAAACAGGGATGCCTTCAGCCCGATACCCACAAATTCGACCAATTGGCCTGTAAGAATCTTCCCATCTGAATCTACGTCCGCAACCAGGGTACGAATCACCGAAAACCGGCTGTCCGATGGACTGGTCATCGATTCATTGCTTCCCAGTAGCGTGGCAGCAAGATACCCACCCTTCCCATCGCTCCATGTCTCCATATTGTCCCAGTCCGGCGGATACTTGCGAACCATCGCAGCTAATACGGCCGCAACGGTACTGTCATTACCTACCTTCCCCGCCGCCTCATCTGGCAAAACCGGAGGTGCGCTCTGCTCTTTGGAAAGGGCAGCGTGATACCATTCTTTCACGGCTTCAATCCGCTTTCCTTGAACCTTCGAAAGCGGAGGCTCTACATCCGGTACAAAAGAGCTGTCGCAACGTGCGATCAGCATCATGCCAAAGATCAGGATGAATGCGGCACTGCCGCGAAAAGTGACTGGCTTAAAGTGAATAATTTGCATTTTGTGTGTCACGGAAAAGTATTTATTGGAACAATGACTTCTGTCCTCAGAACTGAACTTGAGGGCTCGAAGATAATGATATTTTTGCTCAAAGCATTATAGACGGAAACTTATCACTGGCGTTGATTTCAGAAGATTATTCTTTGCGAAGCGTCCACCAAAATCACCGAAGCCTCGATCTGTCGAACCACGAAAGGAACGGTTGAATCGTTGAGCTTGAAAATGTAGTACCCCTGAACAAATGCCCCGTCCAGCATCAGGTAAAGTCTGTTGGGGTGACGAAATAGTTGCAGATATCTGAGGGCGGGGACGATGCTGCTCTCTCCTGTTTGAGATTTAAGTTTTCTTCGCAATAACTGCGATAGAATCTCTTTGCGGCCGTCAGAGAAACAGTTGCAGACTGGCGTGCGTACAAATCCGTTGCCATGATTCCATTCTCTAAGCATTCCTCACAGTCCTCCATGAGGTCAGATAATCGAGATCAAAATCCAGAGACTGACAGGTCTGAGCGACTGGATCGTTCGCCTAGGCGTCGAGGGCGCTACATGTGGATCTATGTGGTCTTACTCGGATTCCTCCTGGTCAACATCCTGTTCTCATTTGGGCGCCAAGGTCCAGAGGCCATCCCCTACAGTACATTTCTGGAGTATGTAGAGCAGGGATATGTGGAGAAAGTCATAATCCAAAACGATCGCCAGGTCACGGGAACCCTGCGTGAGTCAGGTGTACAGGCGCTTGGACGTGAGGTTGAGACAGACCGGGGTTTTCTCAGCAGCCCGGAAGATCCGGCCTCGTTTCTTACAACAAAGACGGCAAATCATGACCTGATTGCATTTCTTGAAGAGCAAAGAGCCAGTCAGGAGGAAGGTCAGGTGCTTAGCTATGAAGTCAGGTATCAAGATAACTGGTTTGGCGGAGCCCTTGCATGGCTCTTGCCTTTGGCAATCATTCTTGCCCTCTGGATCTTTATCCTTCGACGTGCCGGGCCAGGTTCTCAGGTGCTCAATATCGGCAAGAATAGAGCCGTACTTTTTGAGTCTCTGGGACAACCAACGGTTACATTTGAAGATGTGGCAGGCCTGGCAGAGGCCAAGGAGGAAGTAGCCGAAGTGGTCGAGTTTCTAAAGACGCCCAAAAAATTCACAAAGCTTGGGGGTGTACTTCCGAAAGGGGTGCTCTTGGTGGGACCTCCCGGGACCGGGAAGACGCTGATGGGAAAGGCGGTTGCTGGAGAAGCACGCGTACCGTTCTTCTCTATCAGTGGCAGTGATTTTGTTGAGATGTTTGTAGGGGTTGGTGCTGCCCGTGTACGTGACCTCTTCAAGAAAGCAAAAGAGAAAGCTCCTTGCATCGTATTTATTGATGAGATCGATGCAATTGGCCGCAGTCGGGGGCGCAGTATGATGATGGGAGGTAATGATGAGCGGGAGAATACGCTCAATCAACTCCTGGTTGAAATGGATGGATTTAACACCGACAAAGGTGTAATCATCATGGCGGCGACTAACCGGCCGGATGTTTTGGATGCAGCACTTCTTCGCCCCGGACGCTTTGACCGCCAAATTCTGATTGATCGGCCGGATCGACTTGAACGGGCGATGATTTTCCGTGTCCATACCCGGGACCTTGTGTTGGCCGAAGATGTGGAGCCCGAAGCCCTAGCCTCGCAGACGCCGGGCTTTGCGGGTGCGGAAATCGCCAATGTCTGTAACGAAGCAGCACTGCTGGCTGCACGCTTCGATAAAGAGGCCATAGAGATGACAGACTTTGAGCAGGCGATTGATCGTGTTATTGGGGGATTGGAGAAGAAAAACAAGTTAATTAAGCCGGAGGAAAAGAAAATTGTTGCCTACCACGAAGTGGGGCACGCCATCGCAGGTTGGTATTTACCCAATACGGATCCGGTAATCAAGGTCTCCATCGTCCCCAGGGGACTTGCTGCATTAGGATATGCTCAGTCCCTGCCGGATGAACGATACATTACCACGCGTGAGGCCTTCATGGATCAGATGACCATGATGATGGGGGGACGGGTTGCAGAAGAGATCAAATTCGGGCAGCTCTCCACAGGAGCACAGAACGATCTTGAGCGCATCACGAAGACGGCCTATGCGATGGTCGTGGATTTCGGGATGAGCGCAAAAGTTGGGCATGTAAGTTTCAATATGACGCGCCGCCGTGATGGAACTCCTATGTTCGAAAAGCCATACTCAGAGACGATGGCTTCCATGATTGATCAGGAGGTACGCGAATTGATTGAGGATATACGTCAACGAGCGTGGAATCTTCTGAGCGAGAAGGGGGATCG contains:
- the hflB gene encoding ATP-dependent zinc metalloprotease FtsH, coding for MRSDNRDQNPETDRSERLDRSPRRRGRYMWIYVVLLGFLLVNILFSFGRQGPEAIPYSTFLEYVEQGYVEKVIIQNDRQVTGTLRESGVQALGREVETDRGFLSSPEDPASFLTTKTANHDLIAFLEEQRASQEEGQVLSYEVRYQDNWFGGALAWLLPLAIILALWIFILRRAGPGSQVLNIGKNRAVLFESLGQPTVTFEDVAGLAEAKEEVAEVVEFLKTPKKFTKLGGVLPKGVLLVGPPGTGKTLMGKAVAGEARVPFFSISGSDFVEMFVGVGAARVRDLFKKAKEKAPCIVFIDEIDAIGRSRGRSMMMGGNDERENTLNQLLVEMDGFNTDKGVIIMAATNRPDVLDAALLRPGRFDRQILIDRPDRLERAMIFRVHTRDLVLAEDVEPEALASQTPGFAGAEIANVCNEAALLAARFDKEAIEMTDFEQAIDRVIGGLEKKNKLIKPEEKKIVAYHEVGHAIAGWYLPNTDPVIKVSIVPRGLAALGYAQSLPDERYITTREAFMDQMTMMMGGRVAEEIKFGQLSTGAQNDLERITKTAYAMVVDFGMSAKVGHVSFNMTRRRDGTPMFEKPYSETMASMIDQEVRELIEDIRQRAWNLLSEKGDRLEELAQLLLEKEVLGPRDLVGVLGERPFGEYVSLNGIPESKETPESKETEEESAEEREGAEVST